The Treponema phagedenis DNA segment CTTTTAAAAACGTATAAGAAGAATGCCTTTATTGCTATAGACACAGTAAAATTAATAAGATTATAATACGTACAATATAACATACTAAGGAGTACACGGTATGAATTTGACAAAAGAAGAGTTGCAGAATTCCGTTATCAGAAAGCTTAAGAGAAATTTCAGTAAGGACATTTCTCAGGCAAGTCAACGGGAACTGTACGATGCTCTTGCAAGTACTATTGCCGAGCAGCTTCAAACAAATTGGATGGCAACGAGAAAGCTTCATGCAAAAGAAAAGATACGGCAAATGTATTATTTTTCCGCAGAATTTCTTATGGGTAGAGCGCTTTCAAATAACTTAATAAATAGTGGGTTAAAACAAATTGTTGTTGACCTTTTAAATGAGTTGCCTTTTGGCGAATACACTGATATTGAAGAAGAAGAGCCCGATGCGGGATTAGGTAACGGAGGGTTAGGGAGATTGGCGGCGTGTTTTTTGGACTCGCTTGCGACCCTTGACTATCCAGGACACGGATACGGTATTCGATATCGATACGGTATGTTTGAACAGCGTATTGAAAACGGCGAGCAGGTTGAGTATCCCGACAAATGGCTTGCGTTCCGCGACCCGTGGGAAGTGCGACATGCGGAACTTGCCGTTAAAGTATATTTCGGCGGTCAATCGGTGTGCCGACAGGGAGATGACGGCAGACTGTATTACTCCCTTGAGGGGGCTGAAGAAATTATTGCAACGCCCTATGATATGCCTATTGTCGGATATAATACAAAAACAATAAACACACTCCGACTTTGGGAGGCTTCTTCACGAGACGGTTTTGATCTACAACTTTTTAATAATATGGAGTATGCAGCTGCCGTGGCAAAAGAAAACGCAGCTGAAGATATCTCTCGTGTTTTGTACCCGAATGATTCAGGCCCTTCAGGAAAAACACTTCGCTTGAAGCAGCAATACTTTTTTTCTTCCGCGAGTTTACAGGATATATTGCGAAGTTTTGTGCATAAGCACGGAAATGATTTTAGTAAATTCCCTGAGTATACCGTTATTCAATTAAACGACACTCATCCTGTTGTAGCAATTCCCGAACTGATGCGGCTTTTAATAGATGAATATTATCTTGACTGGGATGTCGCGTGGGAAATTGTAACAAAAACTTTTGCATATACCAATCACACAATTCTTTCGGAAGCCTTGGAAAAATGGCCGATAGAAATATTTCAAACTTTATTGCCTCGAGTTTATCAGATTGTGGAAGAAATAAATCGACGCTTTTTAACTTTGCTGCGGGAAAAATATCAGGGTAATTGGCAAAAACAAAATGAAATGTCGATTATTGGCGGAGGTAAAATTCGCATGGCATGGCTTGCTATTGTCGGATCGTTTTCGGTAAACGGAGTTGCGGCATTGCATACGGAAATACTGAAAACAAAAGAGCTTGCGGATTGGTATAATCTTTATCCGGAAAAGTTTAATAATAAAACAAACGGAGTTACACAGCGACGATGGCTTTTATCCGCGAATCCTTCTTTAGCGGAATTTATCACCAAGCATATCGGAACAGATTGGATACTAAATCTTTCAGAGCTTAAAAAGCTGGAGCCGCTTGCTGATAATGAAGACGCATTAAAAGAGCTTATCGCAATTAAGCACAGTAATAAAAAACGTCTTGCGGATTATTTAAAAAAAACACAAAGCATTGTTATTTCTCCTGACTCAATCTTTGATGTGCAAATTAAACGTTTGCATGAATACAAGAGACAACTGCTGAATATTTTGTATGTTATGACGGAGTATAATAAAATCATTGAAAATCCGAATTATGAACCGTTTCCGAAAACTATTATCTTTGGAGCAAAAGCGGCATCCGGATATCGACGAGCAAAAATGATTATAAAACTGATTAACACAGTTGCCGACAGAGTTAATAATGACCACCGTGTAAAAGGAAGATTGCAGGTTGTTTTTGTAGAAAACTATCGGGTATCCGCTGCGGAAAAAATATTTCCTGCAGCCGATGTTTCGGAGCAAATTTCTACCGCGGGAAAAGAAGCTTCAGGTACCGGAAACATGAAGTTCATGATGAATGGAGCTATTACGCTCGGTACTATGGATGGCGCTAATATAGAAATTGTTGAAGAAGCGGGGGCGCATAATGCTTTTATATTCGGTTTAACTTCAGAACAAATTGCCGAAATCAATCAGAAAAACCATTATAGCCCGCACGAATACCTCAATAAAAATCCCGCATTGGCAAAGGCTGTCAATCAACTTATCGACGGAACTTACACCGCCCCGCATGAGAACACCTTTAGAGAATTGCACGATTCTTTGCTCTACGGAGTTGAAGGACAACGCCCCGACGTGTACTATGTTCTTGCCGATTTTGACTCTTACGCCAAAGCGCATAAGGATATTGAAGAAGTATACCGCGATCCGATAAAATGGGCGCGAATGTGTATGCTCAACATTGCTCGTTCGGGAAAATTCAGCTCGGATAGAACAATTGAAGATTACGTGCAGGATATTTGGAAGCTGAAAAAAATTCATATCGATTAAACATAAACGCTTCATAATAAAACAACAGGAGAGCTCGATGAGCTTTCCTGTTGCCCTATTTTTTCCATAAACATTAAAAAGCATTTTTTCTGAATTATTTCACTCTGATATAAAAGGGTAGAATTTTTATAATTCCACGATTGATTAGATTATGGGAAACATCCACGGTTGGCAGCGGCTCCGCGCAGCAGCGATGTTTTAAGAGCACAGTCGCTTTCAAGTGTTTTTAAAACTTGTAGGTTTGGTTTTGCTGCAGATGTCAAAACTCAGAACAGGCACGGACGCCCGTTGTTCCAAACAGAAACGATGTTTTAAAGCAAAGTAATTTGCAAAGCTTTAAAACTTGTGAGTTAGTTTTAGCCACGGACGGCGGTGGTTCCAAGCAGAAACGATGTTTTAAAAGCACAAACTTTTTCCAAGTGCTTTTAAAACTCGTGGTTTAGTTTTTGACACGGACGGCAAAAACTAAACCGTTGTGTCGAACTCCTTTTTATAAATAGAATTTTTCAAAGTCGTGGATTAGTTTTTTATAAAAGTTGTTTTGCAAGGTGATGTGATTTTTATGCGTTACCCGTATGTAAAAGTTTGTCCAATTCTGAGCGGGCATAGGCTTCGATTGTGCGGCATTTTTTGAGGGCGTCTTCCAAGGATGAGCCGCAAACAACAAGGCCGTGGTTTGCCATGAAGCATGCACTGTTTTCTTTTATTGCGCGTAAAATATTTTCGGCAAGTTTTTTTGTTCCGGATGCGGCGTAATCGGCGATGGCAACGTTTCCTTTTAAGATGCTTTTAATCTCCGGGGCTGTTACAATAAGCGGTTTGTGTGCCGCAATATATGCCCCGCAATGAAGCGGATGCGTGTGAATTATGCAGTTGATGTCCTTGTTTTTTTTAAGCAAATCGGCGTGAATTAATTTTTCAGATGTCGGCTTTAAACTTCCCTCGTGCTCCAAGCTTTCCAAATCTACCAAAACAATGTCGTAAGGGCTAAGACTGAAATAATCTATTCCCGAAGGCGTTACAAGCATTTGATGATTATTCAGGCGCACCGAAATATTCCCCCATGTTCCCTGCATTAAATTTTCGCGAACAAGCCGCTTTCCCATTTCCACAATTTTTGCGCGGAGTTCAAGCTCATCGGCGGCAATTTTGCGGGAATAATCGCGTTCGCTTAAATGACGGACATTCGTATTCATTTTTGAATATTTGGTGCGGTATCCGTGATTCATCCGTTTTGCATTAAACCAATGTAAGGCTTTTGCGCCGCCGAGATACTGTGCTTCAATAAAAACCTGTGCCGATTTTTCAAGTATGAGAGCGGCGGCGGCAGCTTGCGCCAGGTCTCGTCCGGCGGCAATTGCGCCGATACCGTCCGCGTTGTTTTTTATTATAAGCGCATGATTTTTTTTAAAGAGACGGAGTATGCGGTTCTGATCCTCAAGCTCAACAACCTCCGCATAAACGCCGACAATTTGCGCCATGTCATCTAAAACGGGCGGAATCCTTTTGTAACAACTTGCGGCAACTGCGCAAAATTTCGGAGAACATGCAATGACGGCGCTGATGTCGGCATGATGTGAAAATATTCGGAACACTGTGTTGTTTGTGCGTTGCAGCTGTTTTGAATTCAGTTTTTGTAAATCACTTGCAGTAACTTCTTGTTCAGAGGAATGAGGCGCAACAGTGATAAAAGCATTTTCAGCCGTTTTAATAAAAATCGATTGTAAATTGACAGCTATGTTTCCCGACTGCAAACCCCGAATGCTTTCATTAATTTCTTTTGCGCTTATTTCCTTCAATTTAAATTCCTCCGAAACGGCGAAGCTCCTAAAATGCAGCTGCGTGGCAGCTCTTCTTTAATGTACTTTGGGACGTAATTCCGTAAGTTATTTGCAATAGAAAAACTTTCAGAATTGCTCACCTGAGTACTTTTCTAAAACTTACTCGAGTTTTTAGAAATTGTCCAGCGTATCTGGAGTATCAACAATAATGACTTGCGGATTTAAGTATTCCTATGGTAAACTGCTCGCCCTTGCTCAATTCCAAACGATGTTTAAAAGCATCAACATTGTTTTGTAAAATTGAAGCTTTTAAACTCGCGGGTTTGGTTTTTGCCACGGACGTTAAAACCGTGTTTAAGCATTCCTGTGGTAAGTTTGCTCACCGTTGCGCCGTGTCGAACTCTTTTTTATAAAATTATCTTGATTTGTATAAAATGCATTAAGAAAAATAAATCGGGTTATCAAAAAAACGTTATAGTAGTAAGTAAAAAGCGGGGTTAAACGGCGGCAATCCCTAATTCTGTGTGCTCTCCATATATTACGGCAAGTTGAGCCTTATTGCTATTGGGAAAAGCAGTTCATAAAAAAAATTGAAATTCATAATGCTTAATTATATTTTTAAAACAACAGTTAAATT contains these protein-coding regions:
- a CDS encoding glycogen/starch/alpha-glucan phosphorylase, which codes for MNLTKEELQNSVIRKLKRNFSKDISQASQRELYDALASTIAEQLQTNWMATRKLHAKEKIRQMYYFSAEFLMGRALSNNLINSGLKQIVVDLLNELPFGEYTDIEEEEPDAGLGNGGLGRLAACFLDSLATLDYPGHGYGIRYRYGMFEQRIENGEQVEYPDKWLAFRDPWEVRHAELAVKVYFGGQSVCRQGDDGRLYYSLEGAEEIIATPYDMPIVGYNTKTINTLRLWEASSRDGFDLQLFNNMEYAAAVAKENAAEDISRVLYPNDSGPSGKTLRLKQQYFFSSASLQDILRSFVHKHGNDFSKFPEYTVIQLNDTHPVVAIPELMRLLIDEYYLDWDVAWEIVTKTFAYTNHTILSEALEKWPIEIFQTLLPRVYQIVEEINRRFLTLLREKYQGNWQKQNEMSIIGGGKIRMAWLAIVGSFSVNGVAALHTEILKTKELADWYNLYPEKFNNKTNGVTQRRWLLSANPSLAEFITKHIGTDWILNLSELKKLEPLADNEDALKELIAIKHSNKKRLADYLKKTQSIVISPDSIFDVQIKRLHEYKRQLLNILYVMTEYNKIIENPNYEPFPKTIIFGAKAASGYRRAKMIIKLINTVADRVNNDHRVKGRLQVVFVENYRVSAAEKIFPAADVSEQISTAGKEASGTGNMKFMMNGAITLGTMDGANIEIVEEAGAHNAFIFGLTSEQIAEINQKNHYSPHEYLNKNPALAKAVNQLIDGTYTAPHENTFRELHDSLLYGVEGQRPDVYYVLADFDSYAKAHKDIEEVYRDPIKWARMCMLNIARSGKFSSDRTIEDYVQDIWKLKKIHID
- a CDS encoding class II aldolase/adducin family protein, with amino-acid sequence MKEISAKEINESIRGLQSGNIAVNLQSIFIKTAENAFITVAPHSSEQEVTASDLQKLNSKQLQRTNNTVFRIFSHHADISAVIACSPKFCAVAASCYKRIPPVLDDMAQIVGVYAEVVELEDQNRILRLFKKNHALIIKNNADGIGAIAAGRDLAQAAAAALILEKSAQVFIEAQYLGGAKALHWFNAKRMNHGYRTKYSKMNTNVRHLSERDYSRKIAADELELRAKIVEMGKRLVRENLMQGTWGNISVRLNNHQMLVTPSGIDYFSLSPYDIVLVDLESLEHEGSLKPTSEKLIHADLLKKNKDINCIIHTHPLHCGAYIAAHKPLIVTAPEIKSILKGNVAIADYAASGTKKLAENILRAIKENSACFMANHGLVVCGSSLEDALKKCRTIEAYARSELDKLLHTGNA